The DNA region CATCTCGGCTTCGCTCGTGTCGCTCGAGCCTGTCCCGAACGGGGTGGTACTTTCCGGCAGCGCCGAGGAGTTCGATGCCGAGATCGCCGAACTCGTGGAGGAGCTGGACTCGCTGGAACCGTGAGGGTGACGGGGCGGGAGGATGGGCGCGCGGCAAGCTTTGCAGGCTCTTGACCTGGACGGGTTGGGTCTCCCTTCGCCGGAGGTCACCTTCATTGGAGAGTGCGGGTTCACCTCCGATGGAGCGACGGATGCGGATAGAGAGAGCGGCGCTGACGGCGGCATTGGGTTTTGTTTCGGCTTGCGGAGGGCCGGTGCAGGCCGGCGGAGGGGAAGGGCCTGCCCCGGGTCCGGAGGCCGCGGCGCAGGTAGTCGATGGGGACGGCGCCCCCCGCGCCGGCATCGGCGAGGCGGACATTTCCGAGGAGATCATCGCGGCCGGTGGCCTCATGTTCAACAACGGACCCTGCACGAAATGCCACCTGGCCAACGGAGTGGGCGGGGAGCGGGCCCCCAATCTCGGCGATGACGAGTGGCTGCACAGCGACGGATCCTTCCTGGGGATCCGCGAGACCATCTGGGCGGGGGTTTCCCGGGATGAATTGGTCGATCCCGCTCGCCCGTTCGCGATGAATCCCAAAGGGGGGATCGCGTCCCTGGACGGCCCCCAGCTCGATACCCTCGCGGCCTACGTCTGGAGTCTATCGAGGCGCTGAAGACCCTTCGGCCCGCTGGGGGTTCAGGAACGGAGCTCCGACCGAGGCGTAAAGCGCCGCCTCGAGGGTGACCCCGGCGGTGTTCACGTTTTCTCCGCCGGAGGGAATCGGGGCGCCCTCCAGCACGCCAGCGGGCCAGCCTTCGTCGCCCGCGCCGTCCCCCACGGTGCGCACCGCGAGCGCTGTGTAGGCACTGGGCGCCAGGGCGTACCAGGCGAGCGACGCCTTGGCGCTCACCCAGCGCGGGCCGTCGATGCCACCCCCGTCGCCCTTTGCGGTGACCACGAACGGCTCCCCGCCGGAGCTCACGCAGTAGTAGTAGAAGTAGTGCGGCGGCGTGCTGCTGGCGTCCTCGCTCACTATCGTGACCGTATCCGTGGCCAGATAGCGCGCGTGCTGGGCCTCCAGCGTCGCGCGCGCGAGCTCGCCCCAGGTCGCGTCCCAACCGAACTCCATTCCCGCCAGCACGATCGGCTCGCTGGTCAGGCAGTCCGCGCCGCGCACGTCGCGCGGGACCGGCCGCCCGTGCACGGTGTCGATGACCGCGTTGGCGAAGGGGTCCTCGGCGGTTCGCGCCGCGCCGCCCCACAGCGCGAAGCCTCGCGCGGCGTACTGCTCGTAGCCGATGCGTCCCTCCTGGTAGGACCGCGAGCCCAGAATCGGGCCGCGCTCTCGTCCCAGCAGCACGCCGTCCCCGAGCGCCGCCTCCAGGTCCAGGCGCGCCACGACCGAGTTGGCCAGCGGCGCCAAGTCCGGATCTTCGTCGTGGAGTATCCGCAGCCAGATCAGAAGTCTGCCCAGGTCCACGGCCGACCAGCCGTATCCATCCGCGGATGGCAGCGTCTCCGCGTCGAGCGCGGCGCCCGTCTCCGCGTCGTAGACCTTGTTGAAGAGCCTGTCTTCGAAGAGGGGCGCGGTCGCGAGCGTGCGCAGCGCTCGCCCCGCGCGTTCGCGGTAGTCCTGCGGGTCGGTGAGACC from Gemmatimonadota bacterium includes:
- a CDS encoding DUF3131 domain-containing protein, whose product is MESALHLRHEFLGRGGHALSSRRRLGGGRVRRFVAGTMALAAAGAYVWLVLGGVPPERSGSPARPPGGAPPPPEVADLAPDPEAASLLPRWDDAWAAGLEPATDSAADVVAAGAAERAWAFMVRNYSPRTGLVRAHDDYRFVTMWDVASALAGYYAAGRLGLTDPQDYRERAGRALRTLATAPLFEDRLFNKVYDAETGAALDAETLPSADGYGWSAVDLGRLLIWLRILHDEDPDLAPLANSVVARLDLEAALGDGVLLGRERGPILGSRSYQEGRIGYEQYAARGFALWGGAARTAEDPFANAVIDTVHGRPVPRDVRGADCLTSEPIVLAGMEFGWDATWGELARATLEAQHARYLATDTVTIVSEDASSTPPHYFYYYCVSSGGEPFVVTAKGDGGGIDGPRWVSAKASLAWYALAPSAYTALAVRTVGDGAGDEGWPAGVLEGAPIPSGGENVNTAGVTLEAALYASVGAPFLNPQRAEGSSAPR